A region of Streptomyces sp. NBC_01788 DNA encodes the following proteins:
- a CDS encoding DUF4118 domain-containing protein, producing MSDYLVRGPTAIAVALVAPLAVSALLLPFRAGLANTVVALVLVVVVVATAALGHRAAGVLAAVSAAVWFDFFFTVPYQRLTIASPTDITTAVVLLAVALAVSQLAARARRLEVVTITDSDYLAQIHHAAQLAREATSPDTVVECVRAQLVGLLHLRGCRFEYGTLLGHAPRLESDGSLTVGRRTRDVDRLGMPAQDIELRVFAGGHFHGRFLLRPTPGDTPPLEARLVAVTLADQVGAALQTTWRIPRPTA from the coding sequence ATGTCCGACTACCTCGTCAGAGGTCCCACCGCGATCGCAGTCGCCCTGGTGGCACCGCTCGCGGTGAGCGCGCTGCTGCTGCCCTTCCGCGCCGGCCTGGCCAACACCGTCGTCGCCCTCGTCCTCGTCGTGGTCGTCGTCGCGACGGCGGCCCTCGGACACCGGGCGGCCGGCGTCCTTGCCGCCGTGTCCGCGGCCGTCTGGTTCGACTTCTTCTTCACCGTCCCCTACCAGCGGCTCACGATCGCGAGCCCCACCGACATCACCACCGCCGTGGTGCTGCTCGCCGTCGCCCTGGCCGTCTCCCAACTGGCGGCCCGCGCCCGGCGCCTGGAGGTCGTCACCATCACCGACTCCGACTATCTCGCCCAGATCCACCACGCGGCCCAGCTGGCCCGGGAGGCGACCTCACCGGACACGGTGGTGGAGTGCGTGCGCGCGCAGCTCGTCGGCCTGCTCCACCTGCGCGGCTGCCGCTTCGAGTACGGCACTCTGCTCGGCCACGCCCCCCGCCTGGAATCGGACGGCTCCCTCACCGTCGGGCGCAGGACGCGGGACGTGGACCGACTCGGCATGCCCGCCCAGGACATCGAACTGCGCGTCTTCGCGGGCGGCCACTTCCACGGCCGCTTCCTCCTCCGGCCGACCCCCGGCGACACCCCGCCCCTGGAGGCCCGCCTGGTCGCCGTCACCCTGGCCGACCAGGTGGGCGCCGCCCTTCAGACCACCTGGAGGATCCCGAGGCCCACGGCCTGA
- a CDS encoding ABC transporter permease has product MNPFAMAAANVRSMWRRFIGLTVLLAVAAAVCVTALGISDRADSAARDRVQEGTANRSVTVDRLMERTDSKPLSTETVRTLSALPNVTSVEPRAQVSFGYKDQQVPGVLLYATTPRPSLLPPLLKSVRTQLFPLHPGEVVLPKRAQGSDLTPLLGHSITVTTTRSTSAGQGTGVPASVRVVGLFDPAWQLDGPDAAYADEATVVRWAAAKAGVTESEFTTSVGYDRITVLARTARDVPGLLSDIQSAGYAATSLQQEMSALPGVLSLIHTAGQVLLVVLGLVALVGALVVTGALSRQRAREIGILKALGFGNRAVLTMFVAETGIIGATGAVLGALLGLAGAAAAAAGLRGSSELAPYLPAGIPLPDPGVLAGILLLTLAVTVIGAWVPARRAAQLSPSDAIKEW; this is encoded by the coding sequence ATGAACCCGTTTGCCATGGCAGCCGCCAACGTCCGTTCCATGTGGCGCCGGTTCATCGGCCTCACCGTTCTCCTGGCCGTGGCGGCCGCGGTCTGCGTCACGGCCCTCGGCATCTCCGACCGGGCTGACAGCGCCGCCCGCGACCGCGTCCAGGAGGGCACGGCCAACCGCAGCGTCACAGTCGACAGACTCATGGAGCGGACCGACTCCAAGCCGCTCAGCACCGAGACTGTGCGGACCCTGTCCGCCCTGCCGAACGTCACCTCGGTCGAGCCACGCGCCCAGGTATCCTTCGGCTACAAGGACCAGCAGGTGCCCGGCGTGCTGCTCTACGCCACGACCCCGCGCCCCTCGCTGCTGCCGCCGCTGCTGAAATCCGTCCGCACGCAGTTGTTTCCGCTGCACCCGGGTGAGGTCGTGCTGCCCAAGCGGGCCCAGGGGAGCGACCTGACACCCCTGCTGGGGCACAGCATCACGGTCACCACCACCCGAAGCACTTCCGCCGGACAGGGCACCGGGGTGCCCGCTTCGGTTCGGGTAGTGGGCCTGTTCGATCCGGCCTGGCAGCTGGACGGCCCTGACGCGGCGTACGCCGACGAGGCGACCGTGGTGCGATGGGCCGCGGCGAAGGCCGGTGTCACCGAGTCCGAGTTCACGACCTCCGTCGGATACGACCGCATCACCGTGCTGGCCCGCACCGCGCGTGATGTCCCCGGGCTTCTGAGCGATATCCAGTCTGCCGGGTACGCGGCCACCTCCCTGCAGCAGGAAATGTCGGCACTGCCAGGCGTCCTGTCCCTGATCCACACCGCCGGCCAGGTGCTGCTCGTCGTCCTCGGCCTGGTCGCCCTGGTCGGTGCGCTGGTGGTCACCGGCGCGCTGTCCAGGCAGCGGGCCCGGGAGATCGGCATCCTCAAAGCCCTCGGGTTCGGCAACCGGGCCGTCCTGACCATGTTCGTCGCCGAGACCGGGATCATCGGAGCCACGGGTGCCGTGCTGGGTGCTCTCCTCGGTCTCGCGGGGGCCGCCGCAGCGGCTGCCGGGCTGCGCGGCAGTTCCGAGCTCGCGCCCTACCTCCCCGCCGGAATCCCGCTCCCGGACCCGGGCGTCCTGGCCGGTATTCTCCTGCTCACCCTGGCCGTGACCGTGATCGGCGCCTGGGTTCCCGCCCGCCGCGCCGCCCAGCTGTCCCCCAGCGATGCCATCAAGGAATGGTGA
- a CDS encoding ABC transporter ATP-binding protein has protein sequence MTDRPPVTLSVQSVRKSYVLRGQRVDVLDNAALELPAGRITALVGRSGSGKTTLLQIMGLLLPPDSGTVLVDGHDAWSLPERERTRLRRSSLGFVFQAFNLLPQHSALRNAALPYLGSTKAGAQQAQDLLERVGLADRAEHHPSELSAGEQQRVALARALVNNPGTVLADEPTGNLDADSEQRMLQLFRQVADEGRAVLLVTHSATVASYADSVLRMDRGALTTEEDRDTDLSADTQETPR, from the coding sequence ATGACCGACAGGCCACCCGTGACACTCTCCGTGCAGTCGGTACGCAAGTCGTACGTGCTGCGCGGGCAGCGGGTTGACGTCCTTGACAACGCCGCGCTGGAACTGCCTGCCGGGCGTATCACCGCACTGGTTGGCCGCTCGGGGTCGGGCAAGACCACGCTGCTCCAGATCATGGGGCTACTGCTGCCGCCCGACAGCGGCACCGTGCTGGTCGACGGCCACGACGCCTGGTCACTGCCCGAACGGGAGCGGACCCGGCTGCGACGGTCCTCGCTCGGGTTCGTCTTCCAGGCGTTCAACCTGCTGCCGCAGCACAGCGCCCTGCGCAACGCGGCCCTGCCGTATCTCGGCAGCACCAAGGCCGGAGCGCAACAAGCCCAGGATCTGCTGGAACGGGTCGGCCTGGCCGATCGGGCCGAGCACCATCCCAGCGAGCTGTCCGCCGGCGAACAGCAGCGCGTCGCCCTGGCCCGGGCCCTGGTCAACAACCCCGGCACGGTCCTGGCCGACGAGCCGACCGGCAATCTGGACGCCGACAGCGAGCAGCGCATGCTCCAGCTCTTCCGGCAGGTCGCCGACGAAGGTCGGGCGGTGCTGCTGGTCACGCACAGTGCCACCGTCGCCTCCTACGCCGACAGCGTGCTGAGGATGGACCGCGGAGCGCTGACTACAGAGGAAGACCGCGACACTGACCTGTCCGCGGATACGCAGGAGACCCCCCGATGA
- a CDS encoding relaxase/mobilization nuclease domain-containing protein — protein MIAAIKPAGSNTRGLLAYLYGPGRHDEHTDPHIVAGFAMLGMPDPGRDENATLTQLARHLDAPVRLRNSEFGKKVTDHVWHCPVRAAPEDRHLSDTEWAEIAQRIVEAAGIAPPGDDLSCRWIAVRHADDHIHILATTIREDGRRPTLHDSGLRVGDACRQIEKDYGLRRLKKGDGTASRRPTQAEMHKAHRLGWQQTSREWLQDRIRTAIPHASDAEELLAYLQADGIAVKPRRGPSGDLLGYAVGRPGDVNDNGEQIYHPGGKIAPDLTLPKLRARLEATAPEEHPTARRNRPASPWEQATDALDALHTDMNGDDTLIQAHIAALGELIEVTAQKAPAGLRPELHAASRTFARAQRSQVEAEHQAAHVLRAAVRDVAHTATGPDGSVLAALTAALVWATIVAARWHEAKQQAQQAEAARRAVQHLQMATEQALVPVLEELAPRHLQEYVSRSLAHDVRATVPDHAERILADTAWPALATVLSDAEARGHQPRQLLKEAAVQRELISARQPARVLVTRIQHAGRNPIPNRRAEAARRHTSTGAWSDGGAAPAPQPTVLSPASGRNRSRR, from the coding sequence ATGATCGCCGCCATCAAACCGGCCGGATCCAACACCCGTGGCCTGCTCGCCTACCTCTATGGACCCGGCCGGCACGACGAGCACACCGACCCACACATCGTCGCCGGCTTCGCGATGCTTGGCATGCCCGACCCCGGCCGCGACGAGAACGCCACCCTCACCCAACTCGCCCGCCACCTCGACGCGCCCGTACGGCTGCGCAACAGCGAGTTCGGCAAGAAAGTCACCGACCACGTCTGGCACTGCCCCGTCCGCGCCGCCCCGGAGGACCGCCACCTCTCCGACACCGAATGGGCCGAGATCGCCCAGCGCATCGTCGAGGCCGCCGGCATCGCCCCACCGGGTGACGACCTCAGCTGCCGCTGGATCGCCGTGCGCCACGCCGACGACCACATCCACATCCTCGCCACCACCATCCGCGAAGACGGCCGCCGCCCCACACTCCACGACAGCGGCCTCCGCGTCGGCGACGCCTGCCGGCAGATCGAGAAGGACTACGGCCTGCGCCGACTGAAGAAGGGCGATGGCACCGCATCCCGCCGCCCCACCCAGGCCGAGATGCACAAGGCCCACCGCCTCGGCTGGCAGCAGACCAGCCGCGAATGGCTCCAGGACCGCATCCGCACCGCCATCCCCCACGCCAGCGACGCCGAGGAACTCCTCGCCTACCTCCAAGCCGACGGCATCGCAGTCAAACCCCGCCGCGGACCGTCCGGAGACCTCCTCGGCTACGCCGTGGGCCGCCCCGGCGACGTCAACGACAACGGCGAACAGATCTACCACCCCGGCGGAAAGATCGCCCCCGACCTCACCCTTCCCAAGCTCAGGGCACGCTTGGAAGCCACCGCTCCCGAGGAGCACCCAACCGCCCGCCGTAACCGGCCGGCCAGCCCCTGGGAGCAGGCCACCGACGCCCTTGACGCCCTGCACACCGACATGAACGGCGACGACACCCTTATCCAGGCGCACATCGCCGCCCTGGGCGAACTGATCGAAGTCACGGCTCAGAAGGCTCCGGCGGGCCTGCGCCCTGAGCTCCATGCCGCTTCCCGGACGTTCGCCCGCGCCCAGCGATCTCAGGTCGAAGCTGAGCATCAGGCCGCACACGTCCTGCGTGCAGCCGTCCGCGACGTCGCCCACACTGCCACTGGTCCGGACGGCAGCGTTCTGGCCGCACTCACCGCGGCGCTGGTTTGGGCCACTATCGTTGCTGCCCGATGGCACGAGGCGAAGCAGCAGGCCCAACAGGCCGAGGCTGCTCGACGGGCTGTCCAACACCTCCAGATGGCGACCGAGCAGGCACTTGTCCCCGTGCTGGAAGAACTGGCGCCCCGCCATCTCCAGGAGTATGTCAGTCGGAGTCTGGCCCATGACGTTCGTGCCACCGTTCCTGACCACGCCGAGCGCATCCTCGCCGACACTGCCTGGCCTGCCCTCGCCACTGTCCTCAGTGACGCCGAAGCCCGTGGCCACCAACCGCGGCAACTGTTGAAGGAGGCAGCCGTCCAACGCGAGCTGATATCAGCCCGCCAGCCCGCCCGCGTTCTTGTCACTCGCATTCAGCACGCTGGTCGGAACCCGATACCGAACCGCCGAGCTGAAGCTGCTCGTCGACACACGAGCACAGGGGCATGGTCCGATGGTGGGGCGGCTCCTGCACCGCAGCCGACCGTTCTTTCCCCGGCTTCAGGGCGGAACAGGTCCCGGCGGTAG
- a CDS encoding MobC family plasmid mobilization relaxosome protein: MAEGAQRQGAPGRGLGAEGSPEPDELHAAQRAVLRPVPADAGDPRAQPTIRRFTGDKRVERVGPLRFLGEERVRVQEAATEHGYKGESGFAADVVLAFVDGRFTANLPLSEDRRRTHEFRTRVLRHLNRIGVNINQIARALNSDLAPPDIRRNLAELQRLLELIAEALSEPADPSKNPSA, from the coding sequence GTGGCGGAGGGGGCCCAGCGCCAGGGGGCGCCGGGCCGGGGGCTCGGGGCCGAGGGCAGCCCCGAGCCGGACGAACTCCACGCCGCCCAGCGAGCCGTGCTCCGCCCCGTGCCGGCCGATGCCGGCGATCCGCGTGCTCAGCCCACGATCCGCCGCTTCACCGGTGACAAGCGCGTAGAGCGCGTCGGCCCTCTGCGATTCCTCGGCGAGGAACGCGTCCGCGTGCAGGAGGCTGCCACGGAGCACGGCTACAAGGGCGAATCCGGCTTCGCCGCCGATGTCGTCCTCGCCTTCGTGGACGGCCGGTTCACTGCGAATCTGCCTCTGTCCGAGGACCGCCGCCGCACACACGAGTTCCGCACACGGGTGCTGCGCCACCTCAACCGCATCGGCGTCAACATCAACCAGATCGCCCGGGCGCTCAACAGCGACCTCGCCCCGCCCGACATCCGCCGCAACCTCGCCGAGCTCCAGCGCCTGCTGGAGCTGATCGCCGAAGCCCTGAGCGAGCCCGCCGACCCTTCGAAGAACCCGTCCGCATGA
- a CDS encoding DUF2637 domain-containing protein, with protein MTHPTTPTQRHRLGQGRPAATKQAIERYALAAAGVVIVLLTAGGFWLSYAHLAEVAGQHGLGNSATRQWAWPATLDAFIVAGELLMLRAGLRRVTDGWAIALTATGSVGSIALNVAGVSGTDHAGPVPPLDYVVAAVPPAAALLAFGVLMRQVHQLVDQPADQPNPVPVQAYEPPATPSARPSRTTERPAPTVQRSEPLPQPVGKSRGGRPASATVEELAEIGRIAAAEKNRLNRDIVQQAIRAKGHTVSGKRLTEVMAILRPELATGAETNSG; from the coding sequence TTGACCCACCCCACGACCCCCACGCAGCGCCACAGGCTCGGCCAAGGGCGGCCGGCGGCGACCAAGCAGGCCATCGAGCGGTACGCGCTCGCCGCCGCAGGAGTCGTCATCGTGCTCCTCACCGCCGGCGGGTTCTGGCTGTCGTATGCCCACCTTGCCGAGGTCGCCGGGCAGCACGGGCTGGGCAACTCAGCCACACGCCAATGGGCCTGGCCGGCGACCCTGGACGCGTTCATCGTCGCCGGTGAGCTCCTCATGCTCCGCGCGGGACTGCGCCGGGTCACCGACGGCTGGGCCATCGCACTCACGGCCACCGGCTCGGTTGGCTCCATCGCCCTCAACGTGGCCGGGGTCAGCGGTACGGACCACGCCGGACCGGTGCCCCCGCTCGACTATGTGGTCGCCGCCGTACCACCGGCCGCCGCACTGCTGGCCTTCGGTGTCCTGATGCGACAGGTACACCAGCTCGTCGACCAGCCCGCCGACCAACCGAACCCCGTTCCCGTCCAAGCGTACGAACCACCGGCCACCCCTTCCGCTCGGCCCAGCCGGACGACTGAGCGACCGGCGCCCACCGTCCAGCGGTCGGAACCACTGCCACAACCGGTGGGCAAGTCACGCGGTGGCCGTCCGGCCAGCGCAACGGTCGAGGAGCTCGCCGAGATCGGGCGAATCGCCGCGGCAGAGAAGAACAGGCTGAACCGGGACATCGTCCAGCAGGCCATACGAGCCAAGGGGCACACGGTCAGCGGCAAACGGCTGACCGAGGTGATGGCCATCCTCCGTCCTGAGCTCGCCACCGGCGCCGAAACGAACAGCGGCTGA